One stretch of Euphorbia lathyris chromosome 7, ddEupLath1.1, whole genome shotgun sequence DNA includes these proteins:
- the LOC136234818 gene encoding uncharacterized protein: protein MGRKAGTLYINPKKFGSLSKPCMKEMISFLNCLSLSQQNDEKCVRYKELLNTCMDAQSGKNRKPWGSINYHLQRLNRGRK, encoded by the exons ATGGGCCGAAAAGCTGGCACTCTGTACATCAACCCAAAGAAATTCGGGTCTCTCTCAAAACCTTGCATGAAGGAAATGATATCGTTTCTGAATTGCCTGTCTCTGAGCCAGCAAAACGATGAGAAATGTGTTCGGTATAAGGAACTTCTGAATACCTGTATGGATGCTCAG agtggcaagaacagaaagCCTTGGGGAAGCATTAATTATCACCTGCAGAGGCTCAATCGGGGAAGAAAGTAG